One window from the genome of Streptococcus halotolerans encodes:
- the ileS gene encoding isoleucine--tRNA ligase: protein MKLKDTLNLGKTAFPMRAGLPNKEPQWQAAWQEAAIYQKRQELNEGKPSFHLHDGPPYANGNIHVGHALNKISKDIIVRSKSMSGFSAPYVPGWDTHGLPIEQVLAKQGVKRKEMDLAEYLEMCRQYALSQVDKQREDFKRLGVSADWENPYITLDPQFEADQIRVFGAMADKGYIYRGAKPVYWSWSSESALAEAEIEYHDIESTSLYYANKVKDGKGILDTNTYIVVWTTTPFTITASRGLTVGADLDYLLVKTPNDERKFVVAEALVDTLAAKFEWESFEVLERHKGSDLEYIVTEHPWDEAVEELVILGDHVTTDSGTGIVHTAPSFGEDDYNVGTKYDLEVYVTVNERGLMNELAGPDFEGQFYDKVVPTVLEKLGDLLLAKEVISHSYPFDWRTKKPIIWRAVPQWFASVAKFRQEILDEIEKTTFHPSWGKTRLYNMIRDRGDWVISRQRSWGVPLPIFYAEDGTAIMTKEVTDHVADLFAEHGSVIWWQREAKDLLPEGFTHPGSPNGEFTKETDIMDVWFDSGSSWNGVMNARENLSYPADLYLEGSDQYRGWFNSSLITSVAVNGHAPYKAILSQGFVLDGKGEKMSKSKGNIISPNDVAKQYGAEILRLWVASVDTDNDVRVSMDILGQVSETYRKIRNTLRFLLANTHDYNPSTDAVAYQDLGAVDKYMTIKFNKLVETINKAYDNYDFMAIYKAVVNFVTIDLSAFYLDFAKDVVYIEAANSPERRRMQTVFYDILVKITKLLTPILPHTAEEIWSYLEHEEEDFVQLSEMPVAQAFEGQEAILEEWDAFMEFRAHAQKALEEARNAKVIGKSLEAHMTVYASKEVRNLLDSLDSDIALLLIVSQLTIADEADKPVDAVAFDGVAFSVERAEGEVCERSRRIDPTTRMRPYGVMVCDASAKVIEENFPEAVAEGFEVKA, encoded by the coding sequence ATGAAATTAAAAGATACATTGAATCTCGGTAAAACAGCATTCCCGATGCGTGCTGGTCTTCCCAATAAAGAACCACAATGGCAAGCAGCTTGGCAAGAGGCAGCCATTTATCAAAAACGTCAAGAATTGAATGAAGGAAAACCGTCATTCCACCTTCACGATGGTCCTCCCTATGCCAATGGTAATATTCATGTTGGACATGCTCTGAACAAAATTTCAAAAGATATCATTGTTCGTTCAAAATCAATGTCTGGTTTTTCAGCACCATATGTACCAGGTTGGGATACGCATGGCCTTCCAATTGAGCAAGTATTAGCCAAGCAAGGTGTTAAGCGTAAAGAAATGGATCTGGCTGAATACCTAGAAATGTGTCGCCAGTATGCTCTGTCTCAAGTTGATAAGCAACGTGAAGACTTTAAACGTCTCGGCGTTTCTGCCGATTGGGAAAATCCTTATATCACGCTTGATCCTCAATTTGAAGCAGATCAAATCCGGGTTTTTGGCGCGATGGCTGATAAGGGATATATCTACCGTGGTGCTAAGCCTGTTTACTGGTCTTGGTCTTCTGAATCTGCTCTGGCTGAAGCAGAAATTGAATATCATGATATTGAGTCGACATCACTCTACTATGCCAATAAAGTAAAAGATGGTAAGGGTATCCTTGACACAAATACTTATATCGTGGTGTGGACAACTACCCCATTTACCATTACAGCTTCACGCGGATTGACCGTTGGTGCTGATTTAGATTACCTATTGGTTAAAACGCCAAATGATGAGCGTAAATTTGTCGTAGCAGAAGCTCTTGTTGATACACTTGCTGCAAAATTTGAATGGGAATCATTTGAGGTTCTTGAGCGCCATAAAGGTTCTGATTTAGAGTATATTGTCACTGAACACCCATGGGATGAAGCTGTCGAAGAATTAGTTATCCTAGGTGATCATGTAACAACAGATTCTGGTACAGGTATCGTCCATACCGCACCATCATTTGGTGAGGATGACTACAATGTTGGGACGAAATATGACCTTGAAGTTTATGTGACAGTGAACGAACGTGGTCTTATGAATGAACTTGCTGGGCCTGATTTTGAAGGACAATTCTATGATAAGGTTGTCCCAACCGTTCTGGAAAAATTAGGTGATTTGCTACTTGCTAAAGAAGTTATTAGTCACTCCTATCCATTTGATTGGCGCACTAAAAAACCAATCATCTGGCGTGCAGTGCCGCAATGGTTTGCTTCAGTAGCGAAATTCCGCCAAGAAATCCTTGATGAAATTGAGAAAACAACCTTCCATCCGTCATGGGGAAAAACTCGTCTTTACAATATGATTCGTGACCGTGGCGATTGGGTTATCTCTCGTCAACGTTCATGGGGTGTCCCTCTTCCAATTTTCTATGCTGAAGATGGCACAGCAATCATGACTAAAGAAGTTACGGACCATGTTGCTGATTTGTTTGCGGAACACGGTTCTGTTATTTGGTGGCAACGTGAGGCTAAAGACCTTCTTCCTGAAGGCTTTACCCATCCAGGTTCTCCAAATGGTGAATTTACTAAGGAAACTGACATCATGGATGTTTGGTTTGACTCTGGTTCATCATGGAATGGTGTTATGAATGCTCGTGAGAATCTTTCTTACCCTGCTGATCTTTATCTTGAAGGGTCTGATCAATATCGTGGTTGGTTTAACTCGTCATTGATCACCTCTGTAGCTGTCAATGGACATGCGCCATATAAAGCTATCCTTTCACAAGGTTTCGTTCTAGATGGTAAAGGTGAGAAAATGTCTAAATCAAAAGGTAATATCATTTCACCAAATGATGTGGCTAAGCAATATGGTGCTGAAATTCTCCGTCTTTGGGTAGCATCTGTTGATACTGATAATGATGTTCGAGTATCTATGGACATTTTAGGTCAAGTTTCTGAGACTTACCGTAAAATCCGTAATACGCTTCGTTTCTTACTCGCTAATACACATGATTACAATCCTTCTACAGATGCGGTTGCTTATCAAGATTTAGGTGCAGTCGATAAATACATGACCATCAAATTTAACAAACTTGTTGAGACAATTAACAAAGCTTACGACAATTATGATTTCATGGCTATCTATAAAGCAGTTGTTAACTTTGTGACTATTGATTTATCTGCCTTTTATCTTGATTTTGCTAAAGATGTGGTATACATTGAAGCTGCGAATAGCCCAGAACGTCGTCGAATGCAAACTGTTTTCTATGATATCTTGGTAAAAATCACTAAGTTATTGACCCCAATCTTGCCTCATACGGCTGAAGAAATCTGGTCATACCTTGAACATGAAGAAGAAGACTTCGTTCAACTATCAGAGATGCCTGTGGCTCAAGCATTCGAAGGGCAAGAAGCTATTTTAGAAGAGTGGGATGCCTTCATGGAATTCCGCGCTCATGCTCAAAAAGCGCTTGAAGAAGCACGCAATGCTAAAGTTATTGGGAAATCACTAGAAGCTCATATGACAGTTTACGCCAGCAAAGAAGTGAGAAACTTACTAGATTCACTGGATAGCGATATCGCTCTTTTATTGATTGTCTCACAATTGACGATTGCTGATGAAGCTGATAAGCCAGTGGATGCTGTGGCTTTTGATGGTGTTGCTTTCAGTGTAGAGCGTGCAGAAGGAGAAGTTTGTGAGCGTTCTCGTCGGATTGATCCAACAACTCGTATGCGTCCATACGGAGTGATGGTCTGTGATGCTAGCGCAAAAGTCATCGAAGAAAACTTCCCAGAAGCAGTAGCAGAAGGATTCGAAGTTAAAGCTTAA
- a CDS encoding DivIVA domain-containing protein → MAITALDIKDKTFKLKFRGYSEEEVNEFLDIVVDDYEKLTRENREQEAKIKMLEEKLAYFDEMKESLSQSVILAQETADKVKASARTESDNILTHANNQATLLLEESKQKASDMLRDAADEAKRVAIETEDLKRQTRVFHQRLLSSVESHLALVNSPEWDELLQPTASYIQNSDVAFREVVESVLDANHEAPQVADAATIDATRQFSPEEMAELQRRVEESNRQLEETIAGQDPLLTDDLLFETSSSEGFNFESDLAEEESLSFETEPEFFESESYSGHSTYASDESEASLNETQTFKLNFED, encoded by the coding sequence ATGGCTATTACAGCACTTGATATTAAAGATAAAACGTTTAAACTAAAATTCCGCGGATATAGCGAAGAAGAAGTTAATGAATTCTTAGACATCGTTGTTGATGACTATGAAAAACTAACCCGTGAAAATCGCGAGCAAGAAGCAAAAATCAAAATGCTTGAAGAAAAGTTAGCTTACTTTGACGAAATGAAAGAATCATTGAGTCAGTCAGTTATCTTGGCCCAAGAAACTGCTGATAAAGTAAAAGCATCTGCTCGTACAGAGTCTGATAACATTTTGACACACGCTAACAATCAAGCGACACTTCTTTTAGAAGAATCCAAACAAAAAGCGAGCGACATGCTTCGTGACGCCGCTGATGAGGCTAAACGCGTTGCTATTGAGACAGAAGATTTGAAACGTCAAACTCGTGTCTTCCATCAACGTCTATTGTCATCTGTTGAAAGCCATTTAGCATTAGTAAATTCACCTGAATGGGATGAATTATTACAACCTACTGCTTCCTATATTCAAAATTCAGATGTTGCCTTTAGGGAAGTTGTCGAGTCAGTGCTTGATGCTAATCATGAAGCGCCTCAAGTAGCTGATGCGGCAACTATCGATGCAACTCGTCAATTCTCGCCTGAAGAAATGGCAGAATTACAGCGTCGTGTTGAAGAAAGCAATCGTCAATTGGAAGAAACCATTGCAGGTCAAGATCCTTTATTGACAGATGATCTTTTATTTGAGACAAGTTCTTCTGAAGGTTTTAATTTTGAATCAGACTTAGCTGAAGAAGAATCTTTAAGTTTTGAAACGGAACCAGAATTCTTTGAGTCCGAGTCATATTCTGGTCATTCAACATACGCTAGCGATGAGTCAGAAGCAAGCTTAAATGAAACACAAACTTTTAAATTGAATTTCGAAGATTAA
- a CDS encoding RNA-binding protein, translating into MEKPSKHLYQHYDVSEHAFIDKVQDIIHSVENTYSMYLTDFLDPRQEVIVNELVSQTTLTFYSSRDILTEEYHRVIIAPDYYQLNVDDFEISLLNIQYAKKFNRLNHSQIMGTLINQLGIKRSIFGDILVNGDDAQIFLEKSMVTYFETNVSKIAKVPVKLQEVDFSQKLEYLEEGQEQLYLVASLRLDKVIAAVHQLPRQTSQKLIQSQKVKVNHKLTTRTTEIVLVDDLLSVRGYGRCRIISDNGVTSKGKHKLVVKKIRQK; encoded by the coding sequence ATGGAAAAACCATCGAAACACTTATATCAACATTACGATGTTAGTGAACATGCCTTTATAGATAAAGTTCAAGATATAATTCATTCTGTTGAGAATACTTACAGCATGTATTTAACAGATTTTCTTGATCCTAGACAAGAAGTCATTGTTAATGAGCTGGTTTCTCAAACAACTTTGACATTTTACTCAAGTCGTGATATTCTTACCGAGGAGTATCATAGGGTCATTATTGCTCCAGATTATTATCAACTAAATGTCGATGATTTTGAAATAAGCCTGCTCAACATCCAATATGCTAAAAAGTTTAATCGCCTCAACCATTCGCAAATTATGGGTACATTGATTAATCAATTAGGCATTAAACGTTCCATTTTCGGTGATATTTTAGTTAATGGTGATGATGCACAAATATTTCTTGAAAAATCAATGGTTACTTATTTTGAAACAAATGTTAGCAAGATTGCTAAGGTCCCTGTTAAACTTCAAGAAGTTGACTTTAGTCAGAAGCTCGAATATCTTGAAGAAGGCCAAGAGCAGCTTTATCTTGTCGCGAGTTTAAGATTGGATAAAGTAATTGCAGCAGTTCATCAATTACCGAGACAAACCAGCCAAAAGCTGATTCAGTCCCAGAAAGTAAAAGTTAACCATAAATTAACGACGAGAACGACTGAAATAGTACTGGTTGATGATTTACTCAGTGTTCGAGGATATGGCAGGTGCCGTATCATTTCAGACAATGGTGTAACATCGAAAGGAAAACATAAATTAGTCGTCAAAAAAATTAGACAGAAATAG
- a CDS encoding YggT family protein, giving the protein MFLVYIILVRLVRVYSTLLVIYALLSWFPGAYQTKLGQVLVAIVEPTLAPFRRLRLQFGGIDFTIVAVFLVLQLLLRLFSYLLLF; this is encoded by the coding sequence ATGTTTTTAGTTTATATAATACTAGTTAGACTCGTACGAGTTTATTCGACACTTTTAGTAATCTATGCTTTACTCTCTTGGTTTCCAGGAGCCTATCAAACTAAGCTAGGACAAGTTTTAGTTGCAATTGTTGAGCCAACCTTGGCTCCGTTTCGACGCTTAAGACTTCAATTCGGTGGAATCGATTTTACCATTGTTGCCGTTTTCTTGGTACTTCAGTTATTACTTAGACTCTTTTCATACTTACTATTATTCTAA
- a CDS encoding cell division protein SepF: protein MAFFKDTIEKITLYFATDEVSDVEEFEQALPQQEQKRGLSAQTSNVSQERPSQAANQSAASMQGQTQKRGQRQVNSVPSEQAHRDGVAPAQQYRKEQMSNSSQPTIALKYPRKYEDATEIVDLLAGNECVLIDFQYMLEAQARRCLDFVDGASRVLSGNLQKVGSSMYLLTPQFVIVDIEEMTIPNAGQEVNFDYDMKRR from the coding sequence ATGGCATTTTTTAAAGATACGATTGAAAAAATAACTTTATACTTTGCTACAGATGAAGTTAGTGATGTAGAAGAGTTTGAGCAAGCATTGCCTCAACAAGAACAAAAACGAGGTTTATCCGCACAAACGAGTAATGTATCACAAGAACGACCATCGCAGGCAGCTAATCAATCAGCAGCTTCGATGCAAGGGCAAACACAAAAGCGCGGTCAAAGACAGGTGAATTCTGTCCCATCAGAACAAGCGCATCGCGACGGTGTTGCTCCCGCACAACAATATAGAAAAGAGCAAATGAGTAATTCATCCCAACCAACTATTGCCTTAAAATACCCACGTAAATACGAAGATGCAACAGAAATTGTTGATTTGCTAGCCGGTAATGAATGCGTTTTGATTGACTTTCAATACATGCTAGAAGCCCAAGCACGCCGTTGCTTAGACTTTGTTGATGGAGCTAGCCGTGTGTTATCAGGTAATCTTCAAAAAGTAGGTTCTTCAATGTATTTATTGACACCACAATTTGTTATTGTTGACATTGAAGAAATGACAATTCCAAATGCTGGTCAAGAGGTTAATTTTGACTACGATATGAAACGACGTTAA
- a CDS encoding YggS family pyridoxal phosphate-dependent enzyme, whose amino-acid sequence MDLANNKTKIFSSVADAIESSNNTQEVNVIAVTKYVEAEVAHQLVDTGVRHIGENRVDKFLDKYHALADQSVTWHLIGSLQRRKVKDVINLVDYFHALDSVKLAKEINKRADHPINCFLQVNLSEEPSKHGFLKSEIEQALLELAELPNINLVGLMTMAPLKASQAELDILFEETYQLKEDIKAKNIKNMPMTDLSMGMSGDYLIAIKHGATFVRIGTAFFQ is encoded by the coding sequence ATGGATTTAGCAAACAATAAAACAAAGATTTTCAGCAGTGTAGCAGATGCCATTGAGTCTTCCAATAACACTCAGGAAGTTAATGTTATTGCAGTAACAAAATATGTCGAAGCAGAAGTAGCTCATCAGTTGGTTGACACGGGTGTTAGACATATTGGTGAGAACCGTGTTGACAAATTTTTGGATAAATACCATGCGTTGGCAGATCAGTCAGTTACTTGGCATTTAATTGGTAGCCTTCAACGCCGAAAAGTTAAAGATGTGATTAATCTAGTGGATTATTTTCACGCCTTGGATTCAGTAAAATTGGCTAAGGAGATTAATAAGCGAGCAGATCATCCGATCAATTGTTTCCTTCAGGTTAATTTATCAGAAGAACCTAGTAAGCATGGTTTTCTAAAGAGTGAGATCGAACAAGCCTTACTGGAATTAGCAGAGTTACCTAATATTAATCTCGTTGGATTGATGACAATGGCTCCGCTAAAAGCGAGTCAGGCGGAATTAGACATTTTGTTTGAAGAAACTTACCAATTAAAAGAAGATATTAAAGCTAAAAATATAAAGAATATGCCGATGACAGACTTGAGCATGGGAATGAGTGGTGACTATCTCATCGCTATCAAACATGGTGCAACATTTGTTCGAATTGGTACAGCTTTCTTTCAATAG
- the ftsZ gene encoding cell division protein FtsZ, with the protein MPFSFDTASMQGAIIKVIGVGGGGGNAINRMIDEGLAGVEFIAANTDIQALSSSKAETVIQLGPKLTRGLGAGGQPEVGRKAAEESEEVLTEALTGADMVFITAGMGGGSGTGAAPVIARIAKSLGALTVAVVTRPFGFEGNKRGNFAIEGIQELREQVDTLLIISNNNLLEIVDKKTPLLEALSEADNVLRQGVQGITDLITSPGLINLDFADVKTVMANKGNALMGIGIGSGEERIVEAARKAIYSPLLETTIDGAEDVIVNVTGGLDMTLTEAEEASEIVGQAAGNGVNIWLGTSIDDTLKDEIRVTVVATGVRQDRTEQVTGMRSTPRTFNNQTSAQSASSQYDNQRAEEPAPSFDRRQMNFDMAQNVDMPSSPRTSQTDFNQPNQNSAFGNWDLRRDNIARPTEGELDGKLNMSTFSGASEEDDELDTPPFFKNR; encoded by the coding sequence ATGCCATTTTCATTTGATACAGCGTCTATGCAAGGTGCCATCATCAAAGTTATCGGAGTCGGTGGCGGCGGAGGCAATGCCATCAACCGTATGATTGATGAAGGACTTGCTGGCGTAGAATTTATTGCAGCAAATACTGATATTCAAGCACTAAGCTCATCTAAAGCGGAGACTGTTATCCAGTTGGGTCCAAAATTAACACGTGGACTTGGTGCTGGAGGACAGCCTGAAGTTGGACGCAAAGCCGCTGAGGAAAGTGAAGAAGTTCTTACAGAAGCACTTACTGGAGCAGATATGGTCTTTATAACTGCCGGAATGGGTGGTGGATCAGGTACTGGTGCAGCACCTGTCATTGCACGTATTGCAAAAAGTTTAGGTGCTTTGACCGTTGCAGTAGTCACTCGTCCTTTCGGTTTTGAAGGAAACAAACGTGGAAACTTTGCGATTGAAGGTATTCAAGAATTGCGTGAGCAGGTAGACACCCTTCTTATTATTTCAAACAACAACTTGCTTGAAATTGTTGATAAGAAAACGCCACTTCTTGAAGCACTTAGTGAGGCTGACAATGTCCTTCGCCAAGGTGTGCAAGGGATTACCGACTTGATTACAAGTCCAGGTCTGATTAACCTTGACTTTGCTGATGTGAAAACAGTTATGGCCAATAAAGGAAATGCCCTCATGGGGATCGGTATTGGTTCAGGTGAAGAGCGTATTGTTGAGGCAGCTCGTAAAGCAATCTACTCACCATTACTTGAAACCACAATCGATGGTGCAGAAGATGTTATTGTTAACGTGACAGGTGGCCTTGATATGACTCTTACTGAAGCTGAAGAAGCGTCAGAAATTGTTGGGCAAGCAGCTGGTAACGGTGTTAATATTTGGCTTGGTACCTCTATTGATGATACGCTTAAAGATGAAATTCGTGTAACGGTTGTTGCAACGGGTGTTCGCCAAGATCGTACAGAACAAGTGACAGGAATGCGCTCAACACCACGTACGTTTAATAATCAAACGTCAGCACAGTCAGCATCCTCTCAATATGATAATCAACGTGCTGAAGAACCAGCTCCATCGTTTGATCGTCGTCAAATGAACTTTGATATGGCACAAAATGTTGACATGCCGTCTTCTCCACGAACATCTCAAACTGATTTTAATCAACCTAACCAAAATTCTGCTTTTGGCAACTGGGACCTTCGTCGTGATAACATCGCTCGCCCAACAGAAGGTGAGCTTGATGGCAAACTAAATATGTCAACCTTCTCAGGTGCTTCTGAAGAAGATGATGAATTGGATACACCGCCATTCTTTAAAAACCGATAA
- the ftsA gene encoding cell division protein FtsA, translated as MARNGFFTGLDIGTSSIKVLVAEYIDGEMNVIGVSNVKSSGVKDGIIVDIDAAAKEIKLAIEQAEEKSGISIEKINVGLPANLLQIEPTQGMIPVTSESKEIKDEDVESVVKSALTKSITPEREVISLVPEEFIVDSFQGIRDPRGMMGIRLEMRGLLYTGPTTILHNLRKTVERAGITVENIIISPLAMTKSVLNEGEREFGATVIDMGGGQTTVASMRAQELQYTNIYPEGGEYVTKDISKVLKTSLQIAEALKFNFGNANVKEASATDSVQVEVVGSDTPVDVTEKYLAEIISARIKHVLERVKQDLERGRLLELPGGIVIVGGGAILPGVVEIAQEVFGTKVKLFVPHQVGIRNPMFANVIGLVEYVGTLTDVDIIAQLAVTGEEILRRKPIDIGPNDTIPKQIQQPIQNDFSLNEPDHFDQDENIQEAPKPREPKQNIGDRVRGIFGSMFD; from the coding sequence ATGGCAAGAAACGGCTTTTTTACGGGCTTAGACATTGGTACTAGCTCGATTAAAGTACTCGTTGCAGAATACATTGATGGTGAAATGAATGTCATCGGTGTTAGCAATGTTAAAAGCTCCGGTGTGAAAGATGGTATTATCGTTGACATCGATGCAGCAGCAAAAGAAATTAAATTAGCAATTGAACAAGCAGAAGAAAAATCAGGAATTTCAATCGAAAAAATAAATGTTGGTTTGCCAGCAAATCTTTTGCAAATTGAACCTACACAAGGAATGATTCCTGTTACTAGCGAGTCAAAAGAAATAAAAGACGAAGATGTTGAAAGTGTTGTAAAATCGGCATTAACTAAAAGCATCACCCCAGAACGTGAGGTGATTTCTTTAGTTCCTGAGGAGTTCATAGTTGATAGTTTCCAAGGCATCCGCGATCCGCGTGGGATGATGGGGATTCGCCTTGAGATGCGTGGCCTTCTTTACACAGGTCCAACCACAATCTTGCATAATCTTCGTAAAACGGTTGAGCGTGCAGGCATTACAGTTGAAAATATCATCATTTCTCCATTGGCAATGACCAAGTCAGTTCTTAATGAAGGAGAACGCGAATTTGGTGCGACTGTCATTGATATGGGTGGTGGTCAAACGACTGTTGCTTCAATGCGAGCTCAGGAACTTCAATACACCAACATCTATCCAGAGGGTGGAGAATACGTCACTAAAGACATTTCAAAAGTCTTAAAAACGTCGCTACAAATTGCAGAAGCCTTGAAGTTTAATTTTGGTAATGCCAATGTTAAAGAAGCAAGCGCAACAGATAGTGTTCAAGTTGAAGTTGTGGGAAGCGATACACCGGTTGATGTTACCGAAAAATATCTTGCAGAGATTATCTCAGCTCGCATAAAGCATGTCTTAGAGCGGGTAAAGCAAGATTTGGAACGTGGTCGCTTGCTTGAACTTCCTGGTGGAATTGTCATCGTTGGAGGTGGCGCAATTCTTCCTGGTGTCGTTGAGATAGCACAAGAAGTGTTTGGAACTAAAGTAAAACTTTTTGTGCCACATCAAGTTGGTATCCGTAACCCGATGTTTGCGAATGTCATTGGTTTGGTTGAGTACGTTGGCACGTTAACTGATGTCGATATTATCGCTCAGTTAGCAGTTACGGGAGAAGAAATCCTTCGCCGTAAACCTATTGATATTGGTCCAAATGATACGATACCAAAACAAATACAACAACCTATTCAAAATGATTTTTCGTTGAATGAACCAGATCATTTTGATCAAGATGAGAACATCCAAGAAGCGCCTAAGCCACGCGAACCTAAACAAAATATTGGAGATAGAGTTCGAGGAATCTTCGGCAGTATGTTTGATTAA
- a CDS encoding cell division protein FtsQ/DivIB yields the protein MTKDKETTKDSETKEPVLTEWQKRNQEFLKKKEQDKAEQEEAEKRLQELRRSQFLGDKSEEKEQEPKSKKRKKRKEKKKKEPKPKKVRQKNPHLNRFITVVLLGIIVLLFSSFMISPLSTTKNVTVSGHRFTNTAAIMKASGIRKDDYLTSVFVNRHQIEKAIVKKDPWVKRAKMTFELPNHFNIKVTEDRIIAYRQEKDSYYPILSSGIVVKENVQKLPATYLNVNLDTQKEVKEFIEARNTLSKRIRRNIQSVSKEASKSTDDLVKLTMYDGNTVIVPLSKIKERMPYYSQISTKLEVPSVIDMEVGIYVTNETADTSEEAPSQASSETPTENANAEENPPTPSENREVEEAPEQEAETAVQ from the coding sequence ATGACAAAAGATAAGGAAACAACTAAAGATTCTGAAACAAAAGAGCCGGTTTTAACCGAGTGGCAAAAACGCAATCAAGAATTTTTAAAGAAAAAAGAGCAAGATAAAGCTGAGCAGGAAGAAGCTGAAAAGCGCCTCCAAGAGCTTAGGCGTTCTCAATTTTTAGGGGATAAATCAGAGGAAAAAGAGCAAGAACCCAAATCTAAAAAACGCAAGAAACGAAAAGAAAAGAAGAAAAAAGAACCTAAACCCAAAAAAGTTAGACAAAAAAATCCACATCTTAATCGCTTCATCACAGTGGTTTTGTTAGGAATCATTGTGCTATTGTTCTCGAGCTTTATGATTAGTCCCTTGAGTACAACAAAAAATGTCACTGTCTCTGGACATCGCTTTACGAATACGGCTGCTATTATGAAAGCCTCTGGTATTCGAAAAGATGATTATTTAACCAGTGTCTTTGTAAACCGGCACCAGATCGAAAAAGCGATTGTAAAAAAAGACCCTTGGGTTAAGAGGGCTAAGATGACCTTTGAATTGCCAAATCATTTTAACATTAAGGTCACAGAAGATCGGATTATAGCATATCGTCAGGAAAAGGATTCCTATTACCCCATTTTATCAAGTGGTATAGTAGTCAAAGAAAACGTTCAAAAATTACCAGCGACGTATTTGAATGTTAATCTAGATACTCAAAAAGAGGTTAAAGAATTCATCGAGGCGAGAAATACTTTGTCTAAAAGAATTCGGCGAAATATTCAATCCGTTTCAAAGGAAGCTTCCAAATCAACAGATGATTTGGTAAAGTTAACGATGTACGATGGCAATACAGTTATTGTGCCACTTTCTAAGATTAAAGAACGCATGCCCTACTATTCTCAAATAAGCACTAAACTAGAAGTGCCAAGTGTTATTGACATGGAAGTTGGCATTTATGTTACAAATGAAACGGCAGATACCTCTGAAGAAGCGCCGAGTCAAGCGTCAAGTGAGACACCAACAGAGAATGCTAATGCTGAAGAAAATCCTCCAACACCATCTGAGAATCGAGAAGTTGAAGAGGCTCCAGAACAAGAAGCTGAAACCGCGGTGCAATAA